From a single Candidatus Omnitrophota bacterium genomic region:
- the hisS gene encoding histidine--tRNA ligase, translating into MKEQLKALRGTKDLLPKDARLWTILEEKARAVFYHFGYSEVRTPVIEESALFVRSLGHGTDIVEKQMFTFLDRGERSITLRPEATASVVRAYLENNLENEMGFAKLFYMGPMFRAERPQAGRMRQFHQIGVEAIGSYSPYLDAEVIALLASLLDSFNIRNYEIKINSLGCVKDKEALSDGLRQALGSRINNLCDDCKARYEKNILRVLDCKNDACRSEIKKIFKGTGEYLCPDCRAHFETVKKALDGLKMNYKVEPYLVRGLDYYTKTTFEVVHKKLGAQDAIGAGGRYDNLVSDLGGQPKGACGFAIGMERSVMSLQDIPELDGGLNIYIATMGEEAYKLGFSLAMSLRVQGISAEADFEGKSLKAQMRAADRLGAKYVAIIGDDEIKNRTITLRNMSTKEQTAVPERSFASEMERIFIK; encoded by the coding sequence ATGAAAGAACAATTAAAAGCATTGCGGGGGACTAAAGATCTCCTGCCAAAAGATGCGAGATTATGGACGATCCTGGAGGAGAAGGCCAGGGCCGTCTTCTATCATTTCGGCTACAGCGAGGTCCGCACGCCTGTAATAGAAGAGTCTGCCCTGTTCGTGAGATCGCTGGGACATGGGACGGATATCGTCGAAAAACAGATGTTCACCTTCCTCGACAGGGGCGAGCGTTCCATCACGCTGAGACCCGAGGCTACGGCTTCGGTGGTAAGGGCGTATCTCGAGAACAATCTTGAGAATGAGATGGGGTTCGCCAAGCTTTTCTATATGGGCCCGATGTTCAGGGCAGAAAGGCCGCAGGCCGGAAGGATGCGCCAATTCCACCAGATAGGCGTCGAGGCGATAGGTTCATACAGCCCTTACCTTGATGCGGAAGTGATAGCCCTGCTGGCCTCATTGCTGGATTCTTTCAATATCAGGAACTACGAGATCAAGATAAACTCCCTGGGCTGCGTTAAGGACAAGGAAGCCCTCTCTGACGGGCTGCGCCAGGCGCTCGGGAGCCGCATAAATAACCTTTGCGATGACTGTAAGGCCCGTTACGAAAAAAATATCCTGCGCGTCCTCGATTGCAAGAACGATGCCTGCAGGAGCGAGATAAAAAAGATATTCAAGGGAACAGGGGAATATCTCTGTCCCGACTGCCGCGCGCATTTCGAAACGGTAAAGAAGGCGCTCGACGGCCTTAAGATGAATTACAAGGTAGAGCCGTACCTGGTAAGGGGCCTCGACTATTACACCAAGACGACCTTCGAGGTGGTCCATAAAAAACTCGGCGCCCAGGACGCTATCGGCGCAGGCGGCAGGTATGACAACCTTGTCTCAGACCTCGGCGGGCAGCCGAAAGGCGCCTGTGGTTTCGCTATAGGGATGGAACGGTCCGTCATGTCCCTCCAGGATATCCCGGAACTTGACGGGGGTTTGAATATTTACATCGCCACGATGGGGGAAGAGGCATATAAATTGGGATTTTCCCTCGCCATGTCCTTGCGCGTGCAGGGCATCTCGGCCGAAGCGGACTTTGAAGGCAAATCGCTGAAGGCGCAGATGCGCGCGGCGGACAGGCTCGGCGCGAAATATGTCGCTATCATAGGCGATGACGAGATAAAGAACCGCACGATAACTTTAAGGAACATGTCGACCAAGGAACAGACCGCGGTACCGGAACGCAGCTTCGCCTCGGAAATGGAAAGGATATTCATCAAATAA
- the aspS gene encoding aspartate--tRNA ligase gives MYRTHTCGELTAKDLGKKVTLAGWVHRRRDHGGLIFIDLRDRYGLTQIVFNPSKSKELHDAAESLRGEYVIMVEGEVACRPKGTENPKLKTGEIEIAVSKLTILNTAQTPPFEIDDEGQVSEEMRFTYRFIDLRRKASRDKLIIRHKVCHITRNFLESEGFIEVETPILTKSTPEGARDYLVPSRLSQGKFFALPQSPQLFKQILMVAGMDRYFQIAKCFRDEDLRADRQPEFTQLDIEMSFVDVDDILGLTERLIKAIFKEGIGVELKTPFPRIKHSESIERFGTDKPDTRFGMELSDLTDTLKGGQFQTFEKVIAGGGIIKALNLKGKADISRSEIDGLTELAIKLGAKGLAYFKAGDGAVDCPIAKFFDEGRVKAMLKKMDAAKGDLILAVADKKETVNDVLAHLRVALAEKYGLIDKNKFDFLWVVEFPWFKYNDEEKRWEAEHHPFTAPYDEDIGLIDTHPEKVRAKAYDLVLNGTEISSGSIRIHNRETQLKIFKAIGLSEEEIKARFGFLLDAFSYGAPPHGGIAPGLDRLIAMMTGSESIRDVIAFPKTQKAVCFMTGAPSDVSEKQLKELGLNLKK, from the coding sequence ATGTACAGGACGCACACCTGCGGTGAATTGACAGCCAAAGACCTCGGCAAGAAAGTCACCCTGGCCGGTTGGGTGCACAGGAGGCGCGACCACGGCGGCCTTATCTTCATTGACCTGCGCGACAGGTACGGCCTGACCCAGATCGTATTCAATCCCTCTAAATCAAAGGAACTCCACGACGCGGCCGAATCTTTGCGCGGCGAATACGTCATAATGGTCGAAGGAGAAGTCGCGTGCCGTCCAAAAGGCACCGAGAATCCCAAATTAAAGACCGGAGAGATCGAGATAGCCGTTTCAAAACTTACGATACTAAACACCGCGCAGACCCCGCCGTTCGAGATAGATGACGAGGGACAGGTATCCGAGGAGATGAGGTTCACGTACAGGTTCATCGACCTAAGGCGCAAGGCCTCGCGCGATAAGCTGATAATACGGCACAAGGTCTGCCACATAACAAGGAACTTCCTCGAATCGGAAGGATTCATCGAGGTCGAGACGCCGATATTGACGAAATCCACGCCCGAAGGCGCCAGGGACTACCTCGTGCCGAGCAGGCTAAGCCAAGGGAAATTCTTCGCCCTGCCGCAGTCGCCGCAATTATTCAAACAGATCCTCATGGTCGCGGGGATGGACAGGTATTTCCAGATCGCGAAATGTTTCAGGGACGAGGACCTCAGGGCCGACAGGCAGCCCGAGTTCACCCAGCTCGATATCGAGATGTCTTTTGTGGATGTCGATGACATCCTCGGCCTGACCGAACGGCTGATAAAGGCCATATTCAAAGAAGGGATAGGCGTAGAGCTAAAGACGCCGTTCCCGAGGATAAAGCACAGCGAGTCGATAGAGAGGTTCGGCACCGATAAGCCGGATACCAGGTTCGGCATGGAACTCTCGGACCTCACGGATACATTAAAGGGCGGCCAATTCCAGACCTTTGAAAAAGTCATCGCCGGAGGCGGGATAATAAAGGCGTTGAATTTAAAAGGCAAGGCGGACATCTCAAGGAGCGAGATAGACGGGCTTACAGAGCTGGCTATTAAGCTCGGGGCGAAGGGGCTCGCATATTTCAAGGCAGGCGACGGCGCCGTAGATTGCCCGATCGCGAAATTTTTCGATGAGGGGCGCGTGAAGGCGATGTTAAAGAAAATGGACGCCGCGAAAGGCGATCTGATCCTGGCTGTCGCCGACAAGAAGGAGACCGTAAATGACGTCCTCGCTCACCTCAGGGTGGCGCTCGCGGAAAAATACGGCCTGATAGATAAAAATAAATTCGATTTCCTCTGGGTCGTGGAATTCCCGTGGTTTAAATATAACGACGAGGAGAAGCGATGGGAAGCGGAACACCATCCTTTCACGGCGCCGTATGATGAGGACATCGGGCTCATCGATACTCATCCGGAAAAAGTCAGGGCTAAGGCGTATGACTTGGTATTGAACGGCACCGAGATAAGCTCGGGCTCGATAAGGATACACAACAGGGAGACCCAGTTGAAGATATTCAAGGCGATAGGCCTTAGCGAAGAGGAGATAAAGGCAAGGTTTGGTTTCCTTCTCGATGCCTTTTCATACGGCGCACCGCCCCACGGCGGCATAGCTCCCGGCCTCGACAGGCTGATAGCCATGATGACCGGCTCTGAAAGCATAAGGGATGTAATAGCGTTCCCGAAGACACAGAAGGCGGTCTGTTTCATGACCGGCGCGCCTTCAGACGTATCGGAAAAACAATTAAAAGAACTGGGATTAAACCTCAAAAAATAA
- a CDS encoding LysM peptidoglycan-binding domain-containing protein, whose amino-acid sequence MKKLFVFLALAVIITALTGCSVTTKMVTRERVDQELSSSAGNQGYLMGTAPAVGERKPTKTYIEVQVEAPAIERENRVPKKAMETSATAPEPTTNFGTESDERPITSIEKKEELVNYKVQKGETLQKISQKLYGTTKKWKKLYDINKDVLKSPDKIRPGMTIKVPKTNAGAETEGNEYTK is encoded by the coding sequence ATGAAGAAGTTATTTGTGTTTTTGGCTTTGGCGGTCATAATCACGGCGTTGACCGGATGCTCGGTCACGACAAAGATGGTTACGAGGGAGAGGGTCGACCAGGAACTGTCAAGTTCAGCGGGTAACCAGGGATATCTGATGGGAACCGCGCCTGCTGTAGGCGAAAGGAAACCCACAAAGACCTATATAGAAGTCCAGGTAGAGGCGCCGGCGATAGAGAGAGAAAACAGGGTGCCGAAAAAAGCAATGGAAACATCCGCGACGGCTCCGGAACCCACAACGAATTTCGGGACAGAGTCCGATGAACGGCCTATCACCTCGATAGAGAAGAAAGAAGAACTGGTCAACTATAAGGTCCAGAAGGGCGAGACGCTGCAGAAGATATCGCAGAAGCTATACGGGACTACCAAGAAGTGGAAGAAGCTTTACGACATCAACAAAGACGTCCTCAAGTCACCTGATAAGATCCGTCCCGGCATGACGATCAAAGTCCCAAAGACAAACGCCGGCGCGGAAACAGAAGGGAACGAATATACAAAATAA
- a CDS encoding PhoH family protein: MDKTFKLLSDEEARVLFGRHDENLKAIEGEFEVKITARGENLTIGGEGRNVEKASRLFGQLLDIIRMGRPIHQHEILYAVKALRDNTILDLHSIYLDKIEIMSKKQFVTPKTAGQKNYVDAIRQFDIVFGIGPAGTGKTYLAMAMAINALKLGHVSRIVLTRPAVEAGESLGFLPGDIEEKVSPYLRPLYDALYEMMDLDKVERFLGRGVIEVAPLAFMRGRTLNDSFVILDEAQNATAEQMKMFLTRLGFDSKTVITGDLTQSDLPGGKAVGLLQAQEVLKEIEGIKFTYFTGDDVVRHELVQDIIKAYEKYNVK; this comes from the coding sequence ATGGACAAGACCTTTAAGCTTTTAAGCGACGAGGAGGCCCGCGTCCTTTTCGGCCGGCATGACGAAAACCTCAAGGCGATCGAAGGGGAATTCGAGGTTAAGATCACCGCCCGGGGCGAGAACCTTACCATAGGCGGCGAGGGCAGGAACGTCGAGAAGGCCTCGAGGCTGTTCGGACAACTCCTGGACATAATCAGGATGGGCCGGCCTATCCACCAGCATGAGATCCTTTACGCGGTAAAGGCGCTACGCGACAACACGATCCTCGACCTCCACTCCATCTATCTCGACAAGATAGAGATAATGTCGAAAAAGCAATTCGTGACCCCGAAGACGGCCGGCCAGAAGAATTATGTCGACGCGATAAGGCAATTCGACATCGTCTTCGGGATCGGGCCTGCAGGCACCGGCAAGACATACCTGGCGATGGCCATGGCTATCAACGCGTTAAAGCTCGGCCACGTAAGCCGCATAGTCCTGACCAGGCCCGCGGTAGAGGCCGGGGAAAGCCTCGGTTTCCTCCCGGGCGATATAGAAGAGAAGGTGTCTCCGTACCTCCGTCCCTTATATGATGCGCTTTACGAGATGATGGACCTCGACAAGGTAGAGCGTTTCCTGGGAAGAGGAGTGATAGAGGTGGCCCCGCTCGCGTTCATGCGCGGCCGGACCCTCAACGACTCTTTCGTGATCCTCGATGAGGCGCAGAATGCGACCGCCGAACAGATGAAGATGTTCCTGACAAGGCTCGGTTTCGATTCGAAGACGGTAATAACCGGCGACCTCACGCAGAGCGACCTGCCCGGAGGGAAGGCGGTCGGCCTTCTGCAGGCGCAGGAAGTCCTGAAAGAGATCGAGGGAATAAAGTTCACATATTTTACAGGCGACGATGTCGTCCGCCACGAACTGGTGCAGGACATCATAAAGGCGTACGAGAAATATAACGTCAAATAA
- a CDS encoding DNA polymerase III subunit alpha encodes MQHSHFVHLHVHTQFSLLDGACKIPELIALAKEYKMPAVAITDHGNMFGAIEFYSEAMKNGIKPIIGCEVYVAPGSRFDRSTPVNQEASYHLILLAKDEEGYRNLMKLVSAGYLEGFYYKPRVDKELLAKYSKGLIAQSACLQGEVPYLIVRGKFEEAKLVAAQYKEIFGAGNYYLEIQKNLIPEQEIANAGLLKLAKELEIPLVATGDVHYLRKKSARAHEGLLCIQTQSTLNDPDHMKFSTDEFYFKSTEDFKEMFEDVPQAVNSTIEIAEKCNLELDFNKTHLPQFDPPDGKNREDYLRELVEAGLKRRYPAVDKAIEDRVEHELNIIKKTGFTSYFLIAWDFINYAKSKGIPVGPGRGSAAGSVVSYSLGITDLDPIKYDLIFERFLNPDRVSLPDIDIDFCYERRSEVIDYVTQKYSKENVAQVITFGTMQARAVIRDVGRVMGISYSDVDRIAKLVPQELDITLERALKLEPELRNLYKSDPQIRQLIEVSTELEGLTRHASTHAAGVVISDRPLTDYIPLFKANEGQISTGFEMKSLEKIGLLKMDFLGLRTLTVIDETVKIIKRTKGVTIDFNNMPLDDPKTYELLSNAESLGIFQLESSGMRDILRKLKPTNFEDIIAILALYRPGPIGTGMVEDFIKRKHGLAPIKYDHILLEPILKETYGTIVYQEQVMRIASDLAGFTMSQADSLRRAMGKKIPEEMEQAKSKFLEGSAKKSIDKRTAEKIFNFIEYFAGYGFNKSHSTAYALISYRTAYLKANYPVEFMTALMTSERDNIDKVAFYIDESERMGIQILPPSINESFSKFTVVGVAIRFGLGAVKNVGQGAIDSIVTARNNGGNFKDLYDFCERVDLRLTNRKVLESLIKCGAFDEFKLHRSQLFTQVDDCLECGANSHKERLSGQSTFFEEFGAHAKGRPGRQHHEIPKIPEWHESQLLAFEKEMLGFYITGHPLAKYEKLIRAYSTCQVKDLGKRRPDEEVNVGGIISKLKFTITKAKSEKMAIMSIEDLTGETEVLVFPKTFANTERFIKKDAIVCVKGKVSLREDRPKIMANDIMPLEELQKKYTQALIINLDTGIDEQALTKLKSVLESHPGTAPVYLHFKMSDGKRFEISVEEKLKVEPSDSLTMEIESLLGDGVVSFKT; translated from the coding sequence ATGCAGCACTCACATTTTGTCCATCTTCATGTCCACACGCAATTCAGCCTTCTGGACGGCGCTTGCAAGATCCCCGAACTCATCGCGTTAGCCAAGGAATACAAGATGCCGGCGGTGGCCATCACCGACCACGGCAATATGTTCGGCGCGATAGAATTCTATTCCGAAGCTATGAAGAACGGGATAAAGCCGATAATCGGGTGCGAAGTCTATGTCGCGCCGGGCTCGCGTTTCGACAGGTCGACTCCGGTAAACCAAGAGGCGTCGTATCACCTGATACTCCTGGCCAAGGACGAGGAAGGCTACCGCAACCTGATGAAACTCGTCTCGGCCGGTTATCTCGAAGGTTTCTATTACAAGCCGCGCGTCGACAAGGAACTCCTCGCCAAATATTCCAAAGGCCTCATCGCCCAATCCGCCTGCCTCCAGGGCGAGGTCCCGTACCTCATAGTAAGGGGCAAGTTCGAGGAGGCGAAACTCGTCGCCGCGCAGTATAAAGAGATTTTCGGCGCGGGAAACTATTATCTCGAGATCCAGAAGAACCTGATCCCCGAACAGGAGATCGCCAACGCAGGGTTATTGAAACTCGCGAAAGAGCTCGAGATCCCGCTGGTCGCCACCGGCGATGTCCATTACCTTAGGAAAAAATCTGCGCGGGCCCATGAGGGGCTCCTCTGCATCCAGACCCAATCGACTTTAAACGACCCCGACCACATGAAGTTCTCGACCGACGAGTTCTATTTCAAATCAACCGAGGACTTCAAGGAGATGTTCGAGGATGTGCCCCAGGCGGTAAATTCCACGATAGAGATAGCCGAGAAATGCAACCTTGAACTCGATTTTAACAAGACGCACCTGCCGCAGTTTGACCCGCCAGACGGGAAGAACCGCGAGGATTACCTGAGGGAACTCGTGGAGGCCGGGCTAAAGAGGCGTTACCCCGCCGTAGACAAGGCCATAGAGGACAGGGTCGAACACGAGCTCAACATCATTAAAAAGACCGGCTTCACCAGTTACTTCCTGATCGCGTGGGATTTTATAAATTACGCGAAATCGAAAGGCATACCCGTAGGCCCGGGAAGGGGTTCCGCGGCGGGAAGCGTCGTCAGCTATTCCCTCGGCATAACCGACCTCGACCCGATAAAATACGACCTTATCTTCGAGCGTTTCCTTAACCCGGACCGCGTGAGCCTGCCGGATATCGATATAGACTTCTGCTACGAGAGAAGGAGCGAGGTCATCGATTACGTCACGCAGAAATATTCCAAGGAGAACGTGGCGCAGGTCATAACTTTCGGGACGATGCAGGCGCGCGCCGTCATAAGGGACGTCGGCCGGGTCATGGGCATAAGCTATAGTGATGTCGACCGGATAGCTAAACTCGTCCCGCAGGAATTGGACATAACCCTTGAGCGGGCGCTGAAACTCGAACCCGAACTGCGCAACCTCTACAAGAGCGACCCGCAGATACGGCAGCTGATCGAGGTATCCACGGAACTCGAGGGGCTGACCCGCCACGCGTCTACGCATGCCGCCGGCGTAGTGATATCGGACCGGCCGCTGACCGACTACATACCGCTGTTCAAGGCGAATGAAGGCCAGATATCGACCGGCTTCGAGATGAAGTCGCTCGAAAAGATAGGCTTGCTGAAGATGGACTTCCTCGGGCTGCGAACGCTAACGGTCATCGACGAGACCGTAAAGATAATCAAGAGGACCAAGGGCGTCACGATCGATTTCAACAACATGCCGCTCGACGACCCCAAGACGTACGAGCTCCTCTCGAACGCGGAGTCGCTCGGCATCTTCCAGCTTGAGAGCTCGGGGATGCGCGACATACTCAGGAAGCTCAAGCCCACGAATTTCGAGGATATAATCGCCATACTCGCGCTCTACCGCCCGGGGCCCATAGGCACCGGGATGGTCGAGGACTTCATAAAAAGGAAACACGGCCTCGCGCCGATAAAATACGACCATATACTCCTCGAGCCGATCCTCAAGGAGACATACGGCACGATAGTGTACCAGGAACAGGTCATGCGCATCGCCTCGGACCTCGCCGGGTTCACGATGTCACAGGCCGATTCGCTCCGGCGCGCGATGGGCAAGAAGATCCCCGAGGAGATGGAGCAGGCGAAATCCAAGTTCCTCGAGGGTTCGGCGAAAAAAAGCATCGACAAGAGGACCGCCGAGAAGATATTCAACTTCATCGAATATTTCGCGGGTTACGGTTTCAACAAGTCGCACTCGACGGCTTACGCGCTCATCTCTTACCGGACCGCCTATCTCAAGGCGAATTACCCGGTTGAATTCATGACCGCGCTGATGACCTCGGAGCGCGACAACATCGACAAGGTCGCCTTCTACATAGACGAGTCGGAAAGGATGGGGATACAGATACTCCCGCCGAGCATAAACGAGAGCTTCTCAAAATTCACGGTCGTCGGCGTCGCCATAAGGTTCGGGTTGGGCGCGGTAAAGAACGTGGGGCAGGGGGCCATCGATTCGATAGTCACAGCCAGGAACAACGGCGGGAATTTCAAGGACCTCTACGATTTCTGCGAACGCGTCGACCTTAGGCTCACCAACAGGAAGGTCCTCGAAAGCCTCATTAAATGCGGGGCGTTCGACGAATTCAAATTGCACAGGTCCCAGCTCTTTACGCAGGTCGATGACTGCCTCGAGTGCGGCGCGAACTCGCACAAGGAGCGCCTGAGCGGGCAATCGACATTCTTCGAGGAATTCGGCGCCCATGCTAAAGGCCGTCCCGGCAGGCAGCACCACGAGATCCCTAAGATACCCGAATGGCACGAAAGCCAGCTTCTGGCTTTCGAAAAGGAGATGCTGGGTTTCTATATAACCGGCCACCCGCTCGCGAAATACGAGAAACTCATCAGGGCTTACTCCACCTGCCAGGTAAAAGACCTGGGAAAGAGGAGGCCGGATGAGGAGGTGAACGTGGGCGGGATAATCTCGAAGCTTAAGTTCACCATCACCAAGGCAAAGAGCGAAAAGATGGCAATAATGAGCATCGAGGACCTCACCGGGGAGACGGAAGTCCTCGTATTCCCGAAGACTTTCGCGAATACCGAGAGATTTATAAAGAAGGATGCCATAGTCTGCGTCAAAGGCAAGGTCAGCCTCAGGGAAGACCGGCCGAAGATAATGGCTAACGACATAATGCCCCTGGAAGAGCTGCAAAAGAAATACACACAAGCACTTATCATAAACCTTGATACGGGCATAGACGAACAGGCCCTGACAAAACTGAAGTCTGTCCTTGAATCCCATCCCGGCACCGCCCCTGTATACCTCCATTTCAAGATGTCCGACGGAAAGCGGTTTGAGATATCCGTGGAGGAAAAACTGAAGGTAGAGCCGTCAGATTCCCTTACCATGGAGATAGAAAGTCTCCTCGGGGACGGAGTCGTCTCGTTTAAGACTTGA